A single region of the Sphingomonas sp. LY29 genome encodes:
- a CDS encoding metallophosphoesterase, translated as MAKIVHLSDVHFGAHDDRLVEAVEQRIDDTKPDLVVVSGDFTQRARKEQFELACDFLGRLRGAGHEVLAVPGNHDIPLYDVLRRFLSPLTRYKRFIDETLCPFHELPDAAVLGINTARSLTIKDGRINDEQVSMIEQTFQRVPEETTRILVTHHPLFALPVGDGPELGKAIGRQKLALGVVASAGVDLLLAGHNHRASSHHATDLVTGAGSALVIQAGTATSTRLRDEEQSFNIIETGLGTAKLKVQAWDGTGFASRDATRFVRRGEHWETEQGEELTEAAT; from the coding sequence ATGGCCAAGATCGTTCACCTTTCCGACGTCCATTTCGGTGCCCATGACGACCGCCTTGTCGAGGCGGTCGAGCAGCGCATCGACGACACCAAGCCCGACCTCGTCGTCGTCAGCGGCGACTTCACGCAGCGCGCGCGCAAGGAACAGTTCGAACTGGCCTGCGACTTTTTGGGCCGACTGAGAGGCGCGGGGCATGAAGTGCTCGCGGTCCCCGGCAATCACGACATTCCGCTCTACGATGTCCTGCGGCGATTCCTGTCGCCACTGACTCGGTACAAGCGCTTCATCGACGAGACGTTGTGTCCGTTTCACGAGCTACCCGATGCAGCGGTGCTCGGCATCAACACTGCCCGGTCGCTGACCATCAAGGACGGGCGGATCAACGACGAGCAGGTGTCGATGATCGAGCAGACCTTCCAGCGCGTGCCGGAAGAGACGACCCGGATCCTGGTGACCCACCACCCGCTGTTCGCGCTGCCCGTCGGCGATGGCCCGGAGCTGGGGAAGGCGATTGGCCGGCAGAAGCTGGCGCTCGGCGTCGTGGCAAGCGCAGGCGTAGACCTGCTGCTGGCCGGGCATAATCACCGCGCTTCGTCGCATCATGCGACCGACCTCGTCACCGGCGCGGGATCGGCGCTGGTCATCCAGGCGGGGACCGCAACCTCGACGCGGCTGCGCGACGAAGAGCAGAGCTTCAACATCATTGAGACCGGCCTAGGAACGGCCAAGCTGAAGGTGCAGGCGTGGGACGGGACGGGTTTCGCCAGCCGCGATGCGACCCGGTTCGTCCGGCGCGGAGAGCATTGGGAAACCGAGCAAGGCGAAGAACTGACCGAAGCCGCGACCTGA
- the nadC gene encoding carboxylating nicotinate-nucleotide diphosphorylase — MQLPQFDLADFVDRVLAEDLGSGGDVTSRATIDSSARFTAEMNCREPIVVAGIDIAAAFFRALDREVRIEKLVNDGNAVPAGTVLMRLDGNARAMLGAERSALNTLQHLSGIATLTRRYVDTIAGTGATLLDTRKTIPGLRLLGKYAARMGGADNHRMRMDDGLLIKDNHVGVAGGVIEAVRAAKAFDSGLQLQVEVDRLDQIEPAIEAGAERLLLDNMMPDMLREAVAIVGGRVPLEASGGVNLDTIRAIAETGVDFISVGRITQSAPAVDIGLDFTLQS, encoded by the coding sequence ATGCAGCTTCCTCAATTCGATCTCGCCGATTTCGTCGACCGCGTCCTTGCCGAGGATTTGGGATCCGGCGGGGACGTGACGTCACGCGCGACCATCGACTCGTCGGCGCGATTCACGGCCGAGATGAATTGCCGCGAACCGATCGTGGTCGCGGGCATCGACATCGCCGCGGCCTTCTTCCGCGCGCTCGATCGCGAGGTGCGGATTGAAAAGCTCGTGAACGACGGGAACGCGGTTCCCGCCGGGACGGTGCTGATGCGCCTGGACGGCAACGCGCGTGCAATGCTTGGGGCCGAGCGAAGCGCGCTTAACACACTCCAGCATCTGTCAGGGATCGCGACGCTCACCCGTCGCTATGTCGACACCATCGCCGGCACCGGCGCCACTTTGCTCGACACGCGAAAGACCATCCCGGGCCTGCGCCTGCTCGGCAAATATGCGGCGCGAATGGGCGGGGCGGACAATCACCGGATGCGGATGGATGACGGCCTGTTGATCAAGGACAACCATGTCGGCGTCGCGGGCGGAGTCATCGAAGCGGTCCGCGCCGCCAAGGCGTTCGACAGCGGCCTCCAACTCCAGGTCGAAGTGGACCGGCTGGATCAGATCGAGCCGGCGATCGAAGCGGGTGCGGAGCGATTGCTGCTCGACAACATGATGCCCGACATGCTGCGCGAAGCGGTGGCGATCGTTGGCGGACGTGTGCCTCTAGAAGCCTCGGGCGGGGTCAATCTCGACACGATTCGCGCCATCGCCGAAACCGGCGTCGACTTCATCTCGGTCGGTCGGATCACCCAGTCGGCGCCCGCGGTCGACATCGGCCTCGACTTCACGCTCCAAAGCTGA
- a CDS encoding DUF2892 domain-containing protein, which yields MVNNMGPADRVVRGIAAVILALLVWAQPIEGWFGWLLIAIAVYLLATAVLGSCLIYRAIDIDSHVHGEKDERLSL from the coding sequence ATGGTCAACAACATGGGTCCTGCCGACCGAGTCGTACGCGGCATCGCAGCGGTGATCCTGGCGTTGCTGGTATGGGCGCAGCCGATCGAAGGCTGGTTCGGCTGGCTGCTGATTGCGATCGCCGTCTACCTGCTGGCAACGGCAGTGCTGGGGAGTTGCCTGATCTATCGAGCGATCGACATCGACAGTCACGTCCACGGCGAAAAAGACGAGCGGCTGTCGCTGTAG
- the pnp gene encoding polyribonucleotide nucleotidyltransferase — protein MFDIKTVEIDLGGKTLKLETGRVARQADGAVLATLGETVVLCAVTAAKSVKPGQDFFPLTVHYQEKFSAAGRIPGGFFKRERGATEKETLTSRLIDRPIRPLFPEGFYNEVLVIAQVLSYDGENEPDIVAMCAASAALTISGVPFMGPIGAARVGYIDGEYILNPTNSQVAEGELDLVVAGTPNAVMMVESEAKELSEDVMLGAVMFAHAASKKVCEGIIQLAEKAAKDPWDLDLLDDKAETKAKLKGVIGADLEAAYKLTNKQARQTAINAAREKAREAFADLETSDPAAYLGTLKLVKKLEADVVRGAILKDGRRIDGRDTKTVRPIEAMVGFLPRTHGSALFTRGETQAICSTTLGTKDAEQMIDGLEGLSYSRFMVHYNFPPYSVGEVGRFGAPSRRDTGHGKLAWRALHPMLPSPEEFPYTIRVLSDITESNGSSSMATVCGGSLSMMDAGVPLKRPVAGIAMGLILEGKDFAVLSDILGDEDHLGDMDFKVAGTSEGITSLQMDIKVAGITEEVMKVALGQAKEGRAHILGEMAKALDHTREEMSAHAPRIETMSVPKDKIREIIGTGGKVIREIVATTGAKVDIDDEGVIKISSSDVSQIEAARQWIHGIVAEPEPGTIYTGKVANIVDFGAFVTFMPGKDGLVHVSEIRNDRVENVRDVLSEGQEVKVKLLEVDQRGKVRLSMRLVDQETGAELEDTRPAREPREGGDRGDRGPRGDRGPRRDGGGGRGGDRDRGPRRDGGDRGPRGEGRGDRGPRREREDSDNGPAPEFAPAFLKRDDD, from the coding sequence ATGTTCGATATCAAAACCGTGGAAATCGATCTTGGCGGCAAGACCCTCAAGCTCGAAACGGGCCGAGTTGCCCGCCAGGCCGACGGCGCCGTGTTGGCGACCCTTGGCGAAACCGTCGTGCTGTGCGCCGTCACCGCCGCGAAGAGCGTCAAGCCGGGTCAGGACTTCTTCCCGCTGACCGTCCATTACCAGGAAAAATTCTCCGCCGCCGGTCGTATCCCGGGCGGCTTCTTCAAGCGTGAGCGTGGCGCGACCGAAAAGGAAACGCTGACCAGCCGCCTGATCGATCGCCCGATCCGCCCGCTGTTCCCGGAAGGCTTCTACAACGAAGTCCTCGTGATCGCGCAGGTCCTGTCGTACGACGGAGAGAATGAGCCCGACATCGTCGCCATGTGCGCCGCGTCGGCCGCGCTGACGATCAGCGGCGTTCCCTTCATGGGCCCGATCGGCGCCGCGCGCGTCGGCTACATCGACGGCGAATATATCCTCAACCCGACCAATTCGCAGGTTGCCGAGGGCGAACTCGACCTCGTCGTCGCCGGAACGCCCAACGCGGTGATGATGGTCGAATCCGAAGCCAAGGAGCTTTCGGAAGACGTTATGCTCGGCGCGGTGATGTTCGCGCACGCCGCCTCGAAAAAGGTTTGCGAAGGCATCATCCAGCTCGCCGAAAAGGCCGCGAAGGATCCGTGGGATCTCGACCTGCTCGACGACAAGGCCGAGACCAAGGCGAAGCTCAAGGGCGTCATCGGCGCCGATCTCGAGGCCGCCTACAAGCTGACCAACAAGCAAGCTCGTCAGACCGCGATCAACGCGGCGCGCGAAAAGGCCCGCGAAGCGTTCGCCGATCTCGAAACGTCGGATCCGGCCGCATACCTCGGCACGCTGAAGCTGGTGAAGAAGCTTGAGGCCGACGTCGTTCGCGGTGCGATCCTCAAGGACGGCCGCCGCATCGACGGCCGCGACACCAAGACCGTTCGTCCGATCGAGGCGATGGTCGGCTTCCTGCCGCGCACCCACGGTTCGGCACTGTTCACCCGCGGCGAAACGCAGGCGATCTGCAGCACCACGCTGGGCACAAAGGACGCCGAGCAGATGATCGACGGCCTCGAAGGCCTGAGCTACTCGCGCTTCATGGTGCACTACAACTTCCCGCCCTACTCGGTCGGTGAAGTCGGTCGCTTCGGCGCCCCGTCGCGTCGCGACACGGGCCACGGCAAGCTCGCATGGCGCGCGCTGCACCCGATGCTCCCGTCGCCAGAAGAATTCCCGTACACGATCCGCGTTCTCAGCGACATCACCGAGAGCAATGGCTCCTCGTCGATGGCCACCGTCTGCGGCGGCTCGCTGTCGATGATGGACGCCGGCGTTCCGCTCAAGCGTCCGGTCGCGGGCATCGCCATGGGCCTGATCCTCGAAGGCAAGGATTTCGCGGTTCTCAGCGACATCCTTGGTGACGAAGATCACCTTGGCGACATGGACTTCAAGGTTGCCGGTACGTCGGAAGGCATCACCAGCCTGCAGATGGACATCAAGGTCGCCGGCATCACCGAGGAAGTGATGAAGGTTGCTCTGGGCCAGGCGAAGGAAGGCCGCGCGCACATCCTGGGCGAAATGGCGAAGGCGCTCGACCACACCCGCGAAGAGATGTCGGCCCACGCGCCGCGCATCGAGACCATGTCGGTGCCCAAGGACAAGATCCGCGAAATCATCGGAACGGGCGGCAAGGTCATTCGCGAAATCGTTGCGACGACCGGCGCCAAGGTCGACATCGACGACGAAGGCGTGATCAAGATCTCGTCGAGCGACGTCTCGCAGATCGAAGCCGCTCGCCAGTGGATTCACGGCATCGTGGCCGAGCCGGAGCCCGGCACCATCTACACCGGCAAGGTCGCCAACATCGTCGATTTCGGCGCGTTCGTGACCTTCATGCCTGGCAAGGATGGCCTGGTGCACGTTTCGGAAATCCGTAACGACCGCGTCGAGAACGTTCGCGACGTCCTGTCCGAAGGCCAGGAGGTCAAGGTCAAGCTGCTCGAGGTCGACCAGCGCGGCAAGGTTCGCCTGTCGATGCGTCTCGTCGATCAGGAAACCGGCGCCGAGCTGGAAGACACCCGCCCCGCACGCGAACCGCGTGAAGGCGGCGACCGTGGCGACCGCGGTCCCCGTGGCGATCGTGGCCCGCGCCGCGATGGCGGCGGTGGTCGTGGTGGCGATCGCGACCGTGGTCCGCGCCGTGACGGCGGCGACCGTGGTCCGCGCGGTGAAGGCCGCGGCGATCGCGGTCCGCGCCGCGAACGTGAGGACAGCGACAACGGCCCTGCGCCCGAGTTCGCCCCCGCGTTCCTGAAGCGCGACGACGACTAA
- the rpsO gene encoding 30S ribosomal protein S15 has protein sequence MSITAEKKQELIKEHAQNDGDTGSPEVQVAILTSRIVTLTEHFKTHAKDNHSRRGLLMLVNKRRSLLDYLKRKDAQRYSDLIAKLGLRK, from the coding sequence ATGTCGATTACCGCTGAGAAGAAGCAGGAACTGATCAAGGAACACGCCCAGAACGACGGCGACACCGGTTCGCCCGAAGTCCAGGTGGCCATCCTCACCAGCCGCATCGTAACGCTGACAGAGCACTTCAAGACGCACGCGAAGGACAATCACTCGCGCCGCGGCCTGCTGATGCTGGTCAACAAGCGCCGCAGCCTGCTCGATTACCTCAAGCGCAAGGATGCCCAACGCTACAGCGACCTGATCGCCAAGCTCGGCCTCCGCAAGTAA
- the truB gene encoding tRNA pseudouridine(55) synthase TruB has product MALHGWIILDKPLGLGSTQAVSAVKRALRTAGEPKVKVGHGGTLDPLATGVLPIALGEATKLAGRMLDATKAYDFTVHFGTQTDTLDLEGDVIASSDHRPTLSDLEAVLARFTGPIEQVPPAYSALKIDGRRAYDLAREGADVELATRSVTILDLRVVDGSPMPDAVTLSATVSKGTYIRSLARDIALALGTAGHVTMLRRTRAGPFGLEKAISLDFLDEAAKARALTRTVLPLDAGLDDIPALPVTPEQARLLRQGQVLFGIPGKGPHLAKDGETPVALVEVSDDGCKVVRGFNL; this is encoded by the coding sequence ATGGCGCTTCATGGCTGGATCATTCTCGACAAGCCGCTTGGGCTGGGTTCGACGCAGGCGGTGTCTGCGGTCAAGCGCGCCTTGCGCACCGCGGGCGAGCCCAAGGTCAAGGTCGGCCATGGGGGAACGCTCGACCCGCTCGCGACGGGCGTGCTCCCGATCGCGCTCGGAGAAGCGACCAAGCTCGCCGGCCGGATGCTCGACGCGACCAAGGCCTACGATTTCACCGTCCACTTCGGGACGCAGACCGACACGCTCGACCTTGAGGGCGACGTCATCGCCAGCAGCGACCACCGGCCGACGCTGAGCGATCTCGAGGCGGTCCTTGCGCGCTTCACCGGGCCGATCGAGCAAGTGCCGCCCGCCTACTCCGCGTTGAAGATCGATGGCCGCCGCGCCTACGACCTTGCACGCGAGGGTGCCGATGTGGAACTGGCGACCCGCTCGGTCACCATTCTCGACCTCAGGGTCGTCGACGGCAGCCCGATGCCCGATGCCGTCACCCTCTCGGCCACGGTGTCCAAAGGCACCTACATCCGCAGCCTTGCTCGGGACATTGCGCTGGCGCTTGGTACGGCCGGGCACGTCACCATGCTTCGACGAACGCGGGCGGGTCCGTTCGGCCTCGAAAAGGCAATATCGCTGGACTTTCTGGACGAAGCCGCTAAGGCGCGCGCACTGACGAGGACGGTTCTCCCGCTCGACGCGGGGCTGGACGACATCCCGGCCCTCCCCGTCACCCCCGAACAGGCCCGTCTGCTCCGACAGGGGCAGGTGCTGTTCGGGATCCCCGGCAAGGGACCTCATCTTGCGAAAGACGGCGAAACGCCGGTCGCGCTGGTCGAGGTTTCTGACGACGGCTGCAAGGTCGTTCGCGGGTTCAACCTATAG
- a CDS encoding thymidine kinase codes for MAKLYFYYAAMNAGKSTTLLQADYNYRERGMETMLWTAAHDDRAGIGTIGSRIALSAPAHTYDDSVNLFDAIVAELLRRKLDCILVDEAQFLTRDHVLQLCRIADELKIPVLCYGLRTDFQASLFPGSAALLALADALIELKAVCECGRKATMNLRVDAEGHAVAAGAQTEIGGNDRYIALCRRHFFDRLKEGEARQLALDIPRPA; via the coding sequence ATGGCCAAGCTCTATTTCTATTACGCCGCGATGAATGCGGGCAAATCGACCACGCTGCTGCAGGCCGACTATAATTATCGCGAGCGCGGCATGGAGACGATGCTGTGGACCGCAGCGCACGACGATCGTGCGGGGATCGGCACCATCGGGTCGCGGATCGCGCTCTCCGCTCCGGCCCACACCTATGACGACAGCGTCAATCTGTTCGATGCGATCGTGGCCGAACTGCTCCGGCGAAAGCTCGACTGCATCCTCGTCGACGAGGCGCAATTCCTGACCCGCGATCACGTGCTCCAACTCTGCCGCATCGCCGACGAGTTGAAGATTCCCGTGCTCTGCTACGGGCTGCGGACCGACTTTCAGGCAAGCCTTTTCCCCGGCTCGGCCGCGCTGCTGGCCTTGGCCGACGCGCTGATCGAGCTGAAGGCGGTGTGCGAGTGCGGTCGCAAGGCGACCATGAACCTGCGCGTCGATGCCGAAGGCCACGCCGTCGCCGCGGGGGCGCAGACCGAGATCGGCGGCAACGATCGCTACATCGCGCTTTGCCGGCGCCACTTCTTCGATCGTTTGAAGGAAGGCGAAGCGCGGCAGCTGGCATTGGATATCCCGCGCCCTGCCTGA
- a CDS encoding GNAT family protein: MIELLGRPMTGDGCRAEPWTEGYRADLKAACAEDRDIWSIYANDFGPDGFDGSIDSYVGNPRNRTFVLYDGDALAGMSSFLGFDEARQVVEIGGTYYRPPLRGTGLNRRVKNMMLAQAFDCGIRRVEFRVDARNARSQAAMAKLGATREGVLRADRITWTGHVRDTVLFSILRDEWR, translated from the coding sequence ATGATCGAGCTTCTCGGCAGGCCGATGACCGGGGACGGTTGCCGCGCCGAGCCGTGGACGGAAGGTTATCGAGCGGACCTCAAGGCGGCCTGCGCCGAGGACCGCGACATCTGGTCGATCTACGCGAACGACTTCGGTCCCGACGGCTTCGATGGCAGCATCGATTCCTACGTCGGCAATCCCCGCAACCGGACCTTCGTGCTCTACGACGGTGACGCGCTCGCGGGCATGTCGAGCTTCCTCGGCTTCGACGAGGCCCGGCAAGTGGTTGAGATTGGCGGCACCTACTATCGCCCCCCGCTACGCGGCACCGGCCTCAATCGTCGGGTAAAGAACATGATGCTGGCCCAAGCCTTCGACTGCGGCATCCGCCGGGTCGAATTCCGGGTCGATGCCCGTAACGCCCGAAGCCAGGCAGCGATGGCCAAGCTCGGCGCCACGCGCGAGGGCGTTCTCCGCGCCGACCGCATCACCTGGACGGGGCACGTCCGCGACACGGTTCTGTTCTCCATCCTGAGAGACGAGTGGCGCTAA
- the rbfA gene encoding 30S ribosome-binding factor RbfA, producing the protein MRKVETTEGRSVRLLRVGEQVRHVLSDVLARGDVHDDTLSSHMVSVTEVRMSPDLRHATVFVKPLLGQDEEQVLKALRTNTAFLQREVATRVQTKYAAKLKFLADESFDEGSHIDRLLRSDHVAQDIDKE; encoded by the coding sequence ATGCGCAAAGTCGAGACCACGGAAGGTCGCTCGGTTCGCCTGCTTCGCGTGGGCGAACAGGTGCGGCACGTGCTGAGCGACGTCCTGGCGCGCGGTGACGTTCACGACGACACACTTTCCTCGCACATGGTCAGCGTCACCGAAGTGCGGATGTCGCCAGACCTTCGTCACGCCACGGTGTTCGTAAAGCCGCTGTTGGGGCAGGATGAGGAGCAAGTGCTCAAGGCGCTTCGCACCAACACCGCCTTCCTTCAGCGCGAGGTGGCGACGCGGGTGCAGACCAAATATGCCGCCAAGCTGAAGTTCCTCGCCGACGAAAGCTTCGACGAGGGAAGCCACATCGATCGCCTGCTCCGCAGCGATCATGTCGCACAGGACATCGACAAGGAATGA
- the infB gene encoding translation initiation factor IF-2, translating into MTDQTDKPKLGTRPPLGLKRTVETGKVKQSFSHGRSNTVVVEVKKRRILGKPGEAPAPAAEPVEAAAPAPAPTPAPKPAAPAPKPAPAPTRRPVDDITARKEMQARLLREAEEARMQSLEEARRREDRAKVAQTEDEKRRAEDNRKAEEEAQKRAAEEAVAAERAAAEEAAAPVPAATESAGDDRRFTRPASTPAPKRPEPARPGRGRDDRRPSGRLTVTRALSGEDDNRTRSLAALRRAREKEKRAHQSAGPSAKQVRDVVVPEAITVQDLANRMAERGADLVKSLFKMGMAVTLTQTIDQDTAELLVTEFGHNIKRVSESDVDIDTAADVDADDTLQTRPPVVTIMGHVDHGKTSLLDAIRGANVQSGEAGGITQHIGAYQVALPDKSKVTFLDTPGHEAFTEMRQRGANVTDIVILVVAADDGLRPQTIEAIKHTKAAGVPMIVAINKIDKHEAKPQKVREELLQHEIVVEDMGGDVQDVEVSALKKTNLDKLLEAIHLQAELLELKANPDRAAEATVVEAKLDKGRGPLATVLVQRGTLKVGDVFVAGATAGKVRALTDSNGKQVKEAGPSFPVEVLGLSSVPSAGDPLTVVENEARAREVAAYRQGLLDRKRTTSAPISLENMFADKSSKVIEFPLVIRADVQGSTEAIINAVNRISTDEIKVRVLQSGVGAITESDVTLAAATGAPIIGFNVRPNAKAREAVNRTKVELRYYDVIYHLTDWVKEAMAGELGPEIIETVVGRAEVREVFPAGKRDKAAGLLVLEGVIRKGLHARLTRADVIVSKTTISSLRRFKDDVAQVIAGLECGVLLADTNDIKAGDNLEVFEVEERARTL; encoded by the coding sequence ATGACCGACCAGACCGACAAGCCCAAGCTTGGCACCCGGCCTCCGCTGGGCCTGAAGCGCACGGTCGAGACCGGCAAGGTGAAGCAGAGCTTCAGCCATGGCCGCTCGAACACCGTCGTGGTCGAGGTCAAGAAGCGCCGTATCCTCGGCAAGCCGGGCGAAGCGCCTGCGCCCGCCGCCGAGCCCGTCGAAGCGGCCGCGCCCGCTCCGGCCCCGACACCCGCGCCCAAGCCTGCGGCCCCTGCGCCGAAGCCTGCGCCCGCGCCGACGCGTCGCCCGGTCGACGACATCACTGCGCGCAAGGAAATGCAGGCCCGACTGCTGCGCGAGGCCGAAGAAGCACGTATGCAGAGCCTGGAAGAGGCTCGCCGCCGCGAGGATCGCGCCAAGGTCGCCCAGACCGAGGACGAGAAGCGCCGTGCGGAGGACAATCGCAAGGCCGAGGAAGAAGCGCAGAAGCGCGCCGCCGAGGAAGCCGTCGCTGCCGAGCGCGCGGCTGCTGAAGAAGCTGCGGCCCCCGTGCCGGCCGCGACCGAGAGCGCCGGCGACGATCGTCGTTTCACGCGTCCCGCCTCGACGCCAGCGCCGAAGCGTCCCGAACCTGCCCGCCCGGGCCGTGGCCGCGATGACCGCCGCCCATCGGGCCGCCTAACCGTCACGCGCGCCCTTTCGGGCGAAGACGATAATCGCACCCGCAGCCTCGCCGCGCTTCGCCGCGCGCGCGAAAAGGAAAAGCGTGCCCACCAGTCGGCGGGTCCCTCGGCCAAGCAGGTCCGAGACGTCGTTGTTCCTGAAGCCATTACGGTCCAGGATCTCGCCAACCGCATGGCCGAGCGTGGCGCCGACTTGGTCAAGTCGCTGTTCAAGATGGGCATGGCGGTCACGCTGACCCAGACCATCGATCAGGACACCGCCGAACTGCTGGTCACCGAGTTTGGTCATAACATCAAGCGCGTCAGCGAAAGCGATGTCGACATCGACACTGCCGCCGACGTCGATGCCGACGACACGCTGCAGACGCGTCCGCCGGTCGTCACGATCATGGGCCATGTCGATCACGGCAAGACCTCGCTGCTCGACGCGATCCGCGGCGCCAACGTCCAGTCGGGCGAGGCCGGCGGCATCACGCAGCATATCGGCGCCTATCAGGTCGCGCTGCCCGACAAGTCGAAGGTCACCTTCCTCGACACGCCGGGTCACGAAGCCTTTACCGAAATGCGTCAGCGCGGCGCCAACGTCACCGACATCGTGATCCTCGTGGTGGCGGCGGACGACGGCCTGCGTCCCCAGACGATCGAGGCGATCAAACACACGAAGGCGGCCGGCGTGCCGATGATCGTGGCGATCAACAAGATCGACAAGCATGAGGCCAAGCCGCAGAAGGTCCGCGAGGAACTGCTGCAGCACGAGATCGTGGTCGAGGACATGGGCGGCGACGTCCAGGACGTCGAAGTGTCGGCGCTCAAGAAGACCAACCTCGACAAGCTGCTCGAGGCGATCCATCTCCAGGCCGAACTGCTCGAACTGAAAGCCAACCCTGATCGCGCCGCCGAAGCGACCGTGGTCGAGGCGAAGCTCGACAAGGGCCGCGGCCCGCTTGCCACCGTGCTGGTGCAGCGCGGCACGCTCAAGGTCGGTGACGTGTTCGTCGCCGGTGCAACCGCAGGCAAGGTCCGCGCGCTCACCGACAGCAACGGCAAGCAGGTCAAGGAAGCCGGCCCGTCGTTCCCGGTCGAAGTGCTCGGCCTGTCGTCGGTTCCCTCGGCGGGCGATCCGCTGACAGTCGTCGAGAATGAAGCGCGCGCCCGCGAAGTCGCGGCGTATCGCCAAGGCCTGCTCGATCGTAAGCGGACGACCTCCGCCCCGATCAGCCTAGAGAACATGTTCGCCGACAAGTCGTCGAAGGTGATTGAATTCCCGCTCGTCATCCGTGCCGACGTTCAGGGTTCGACCGAGGCGATCATCAACGCCGTCAATCGTATCTCCACCGACGAGATCAAGGTCCGCGTGCTGCAGTCAGGCGTCGGCGCGATCACCGAAAGCGATGTCACCCTTGCGGCGGCGACCGGGGCGCCGATCATCGGTTTCAACGTCCGCCCGAACGCCAAGGCGCGCGAGGCGGTCAACCGCACCAAGGTCGAGCTTCGCTACTATGACGTCATCTACCACCTCACCGACTGGGTGAAGGAAGCGATGGCGGGCGAACTTGGGCCAGAGATCATCGAAACGGTCGTCGGCCGCGCCGAAGTCCGCGAAGTGTTCCCGGCGGGCAAGCGCGACAAGGCGGCGGGTCTGCTCGTCCTCGAAGGCGTCATCCGCAAGGGGCTGCATGCTCGTCTTACTCGCGCCGACGTCATCGTCAGCAAGACGACCATCTCGTCGCTCCGTCGTTTCAAGGACGACGTGGCGCAGGTCATCGCGGGTCTGGAGTGCGGCGTCTTGCTGGCCGACACCAACGACATCAAGGCAGGCGACAACCTCGAGGTCTTCGAAGTCGAAGAACGCGCTCGCACGCTGTAA
- a CDS encoding DUF448 domain-containing protein — MKSNDLLTTPSSETEEGTGPERTCILTRACRPKEELIRLALGPGGQVAPDVRARAGGRGAWIGVARPALETALAKGKLKGALSRAFKTGELDIPADLGERVEAALKAQALDRLGLEARSGTLLTGAEKIEQAARQGKVHLLIHAADAGADGNRALDQAWRVGGGPAAGLVFPEGRTILSMALGRENVVHVALTDAAAARRVATAIDRWQAFIDPDTGLDGGATAAGQVSADELEDEGNA, encoded by the coding sequence ATGAAAAGCAATGATCTCCTAACCACTCCATCAAGCGAGACGGAGGAAGGAACGGGTCCCGAGCGGACCTGCATCCTCACTCGCGCTTGTCGCCCGAAGGAAGAGCTGATCCGTCTGGCGCTTGGCCCCGGCGGCCAAGTCGCGCCCGACGTTCGCGCCCGCGCGGGTGGCCGCGGCGCCTGGATCGGAGTCGCTCGTCCCGCGCTTGAAACCGCGCTCGCGAAGGGCAAGCTTAAAGGCGCCCTCTCTCGCGCGTTTAAGACCGGCGAGCTCGACATTCCGGCCGACCTCGGCGAGCGCGTCGAGGCAGCGCTGAAGGCGCAGGCGCTCGACCGGCTCGGCCTCGAAGCGCGTTCGGGCACTCTGTTGACCGGCGCCGAGAAGATCGAGCAGGCCGCCCGGCAGGGTAAGGTGCACCTGCTCATCCACGCTGCCGACGCTGGCGCGGACGGCAATCGCGCGCTTGACCAGGCTTGGCGCGTCGGCGGTGGTCCGGCCGCGGGGTTGGTTTTTCCCGAAGGGCGCACCATCTTGTCGATGGCGCTTGGACGCGAAAATGTGGTACATGTCGCCCTGACCGATGCGGCCGCCGCCAGGCGGGTCGCGACTGCCATCGACCGGTGGCAAGCTTTTATTGATCCCGACACTGGGCTAGACGGCGGCGCGACTGCTGCCGGTCAGGTGTCGGCCGACGAACTTGAAGACGAAGGAAACGCATGA